A genomic segment from Oncorhynchus keta strain PuntledgeMale-10-30-2019 chromosome 7, Oket_V2, whole genome shotgun sequence encodes:
- the tmem41aa gene encoding LOW QUALITY PROTEIN: transmembrane protein 41A-A (The sequence of the model RefSeq protein was modified relative to this genomic sequence to represent the inferred CDS: inserted 2 bases in 1 codon): protein MRSIVGLIVVITAATFYLYILSSYLPTGPRQLPPKATEDEETSDIDTNKDSGEFKEHRLKFPSDLVELRELAELLQFYKTEHTGYLLLLFCSAYLYKQSFAIPGSSFLNILAGALFGPWQGLVLACVLTTVGSTMCYLLSQAFGKRYITNLFPGQVSMLQRKVEENQSCLFFFLLFLRFFPMTPNWFLNMSAPIVNIPVTFFFFSVFIGLIPYNFICVQTGSMLSELSXLDDLFSWGKVLQLLGIACVALVPGTLIRHYSQTHLKLDGLAESNGVNKKTQ from the exons ATGCGGTCAATTGTGGGTTTAATTGTTGTAATTACCGCCGCTACTTTCTATCTGTACATTCTGTCTTCTTACCTTCCGACCGGACCGCGACAACTCCCACCCAAAGCGACGGAGGACGAAGAAACGTCTGACATCGACACTAACAAGGACAGTGGAGAATTCAAAGAACACAG GCTGAAGTTCCCCTCAGACCTGGTCGAGCTGAGGGAACTGGCTGAGCTGCTCCAGTTCTACAAGACAGAACACACTGGATACCTTCTGCTTCTCTTCTGTAGCGCCTATCTCTACAAGCAGTCCTTCGCCATTCCTGGCTCCTCCTTCCTG AACATTCTAGCAGGTGCTCTGTTTGGCCCATGGCAGGGCTTGGTACTAGCCTGTGTTCTGACCACTGTGGGCTCCACCATGTGTTACCTCCTCTCCCAGGCCTTCGGTAAGCGCTACATCACAAACCTCTTCCCTGGCCAGGTCTCCATGCTGCAGAGGAAG GTGGAAGAGAACCAGTCCTGtctgttcttcttcctcctcttcctcaggttCTTCCCCATGACTCCTAACTGGTTCCTCAACATGTCCGCCCCCATCGTCAACATCCCTGTcacattcttcttcttctccgtCTTCATCG GCCTGATCCCATATAACTTCATCTGTGTCCAGACGGGCTCCATGCTGTCTGAGTTGTC TCTGGATGACCTGTTCTCCTGGGGCAAAGTGCTACAGCTGCTGGGCATAGCCTGTGTGGCTCTGGTCCCCGGGACCCTCATCAGACACTACAGCCAGACACACCTCAAACTGGACGGCCTGGCGGAGAGTAATGGAGTCAACAAGAAGACTCAGTGA